The genomic DNA atctcttttgtggatgtctgatagtatgttattcgtgcaacgaaagttggcgtttagcagttCCGTGTTATccgattagtgtcatcaccattgcatgctaaggttaagaacaataaggctattgaataaagtatttaatgaagttagaatcctatgtttgtctcatataatatacaaccctctttactctcttagttataattgttagtttaattcatagtataaacaacctcaatttgttatcgtcctagcattgaataataaccatacattgttgcttaggtgcataaattaattagttaaccaaagccagtctctgtgggaacgaatctgatttatatcttatactacttgcgaacgcgtatacttgcgtgaattattagcgcgtgtttcgCCCTAACATATTTGTCTACCACTTCGTGCCAATCTGTAATTTGAGTCTTTTATCTAAAAAAGTGGTTAACTGGTGCTTTCACCTTGAAAGTTTCTTGAGAAATGGTAATTTATATTTGAACAATTATGAAGTGAAATAAATTACACaacataattattttttttaaaaactattgTGTGCAGTAATacaaaattaaaaagaaaattttaGAATTAATGAAAGGATATTTTTAATAACATATATTACTATTTTATATTTATGTTTCACACTACTTGgatatatttaaattttaattatttaaatgtTAATTGAGCTTCTTTTCATTTATCTAAGATTCTTAAAAATCATTTCTATACTCTACTCATTATACAAAAATAACTATTTGATAATGGTGTTTTAAATAATTTCATTCTCTCAGCTTCAACAACAGATGATTTGAGGTTTTATTTCCTGCATAAGCTAATTGACTCTTTTATATGAAACATCAGTATATGTCTCAAACCAGAGTCGGACTAGAGTAATGTCCCAACACGATCTTATACTCTTCAAGACTCCCCCTCAATCGTATGACATATTTCGTTACGATTGCCAACAATAAATACAACCAATATATACCacaccaacaacaaatattaaattaaataaatgaggGTGGGAGGACTCAAACCCGAATTCCTACCTAAAccgagctctgataccatgttaagtaacCAGTCACACAAAAATCTTAAGGTGGTAGAGGAAGGTCATATCTTATATTCTTCAACAGTTAAAACTCCAGGTTGCAGTGCCATTGAGACTACTGGTATACGACATATCTCAGGATTGACGAGATTGATGAGATGCTGAATGAAATGTCTAAAAGAGTGAGACTAATGGTTTATTAACTAAATACAATTTTGACGACGAGGAGGAAACTACATTTTTCGGACACAGCGAGAAGCTTGCAACCGCTTTTGGTCTCATAACTATCGGTCCTCTGAAATCAATTAGAATAATCAAGAAATCGAATATCTGTGGTGATTGTCACAAGGTAGAAAAACTCATTTTTACGGCTCTTAATCGTCAAATTTATCACTTTAATGAGGGTAGTTGTTCCTTCAAGGAGTATTGGTAACAGTCCAACACActgattttcgggaaaattagAACGTGACACCTTTTCTTGTAAGCTTTAATGTTGGAAGGTCATCTTGAGATTTTATCAGCGGTTACAACTGTGTTTCTAGTCAGTATAGTGCATCTATAGATTTATTAGTTGGTTTATGTTTAAGATATAAGTGTTAGGAGTTGTCCTACATTGTTTGTGGGTGGGACAATTTGCTAGAATATAAGAAGCCATataactccattagtatgaggccttttaggagtgacccaaaaacaaacccgtgagggctcggcccaaagctgataatatcatactaatgtCGAGTTAGGCTTTCCCAGTAAGCccaataagtggtatcagagctaaggttaTGACGGTCTATAAAAATCTCAGTTGTGCTCTCAGAATGGACCTAGGAAGCGGCAGATGTGCTACTCAGTATGGGTTCAAGGAAAAGGCATGTGGTTCTTCTAGTATGGGCCAAGGGGGAGCCGGGGCCAGGTGGACTTCcagtatgggtcgagggggaACCATATCACACAATCAAGAGGCAAAATCGACAtgtgtcgggcccgatgtgtaAAGGGGAGATTGTTAGTAGTTATCCCACATCGTTCGTGGGAGGGACAATTTGCTAGAATATAAGTAGCTAGATTACTCCATTAGTATGAGACCTTTTGGGAGTGACCCAAAAACAAACCCGTAAGGGTTCAGCCCAAAGCGGATAATATCATAATAATGTGGAGTTAGGCTTGCTCAACAAGCgcaacaagtggtattagagcgaGGTTATAACGGTCCATAGCAATCTAATTTAGGCTTCCAGATGGGCCTAGAAAAAGGCAGATGTGTTAACCCAGTATGGCCTCAAGGAAAACGCAGGTGgaccttccagtatgggcctagggaGAGCCAGATGGATCCAGTATGGGTCAAGGGCGAGCCGAATCACACAATTAGGTGGCAGATTTGGCAGGTGTCGAGCCCGATGTGTGaatggggagattgttaggagttgtcccccatcgtttgtgggagggacCGTTTTCTAGGATATAAGAAGCCATATAACTCCATTAGTATGGGGCCTTTTAGGAGTGacccaaaaacaaacccgtgAGGGCTCGACCCAAAGCGGATAATATCATACTAATATGGAGTTAGCcttgctcagcaagcccaacaagtggtattagagttAAGGTTAtgacggtccataacaatctcagtTGCGCTCTCAGAATGGACCTAGGAAGCGGCAGATGCGCTACCCAGTATGTgctcaaggaaaaggcaggtGATCGTTTCGGTATGTGGGCCAACGGAGAGCCAGGGCCAGGTGGACTTCCAGTATGCGTCGAAGGGGAGCCATATCACACAATCATGAAGCAGAATCGACAGGTGTCGGGCCCAATGTGTGAAGGTGGGAGGGGCAATTTTCTAGAATATAAGCATCCAGataactccattagtatgaggccttttgggagtgaTCCAAAAATAAACCCGTGAGATCTCGACCCAAAATGGATAATATCATACTAATTTGGAGTTAGGcttgctcagcaagcccaacaataAGATCATGTTGGTATTTTTTGTtggattatttaaataaaattcaaattgatctttaattattttttgttttgtaacttatattttaatttgtgTAACTCCTATACTAATGAGCTAGTTTTAATTTTGTTCATTACTGTATAGGTTACAAATTAATGACTTGTAAGTTACAAATCTTTCTTCCCCTATAAATAAAATCTCTGGCTTCATTATTATGTGGTGAAAAATTAAAAGCTgctttcattcttttctttcatTCTTCTTAGAGCTCCGAGTTCTATTTATGAGAGATAATAGCGGTGTTTGTTCAGTTTGTAGAAGGCGGGTTTGTTAAGTGCTTGAAAACCACCTTTGTTCGTTGTATCCTGGGAGACAGAAGCCAATCAACCTTCAAGCACCACACGGAAGGGGCTTATCTGTTTTAAGGAGAGCGTGGTTTTCACATGACTCAAACTATATTTTTggtactttattattttattcttcTCTACAGGTATACTCACTACAAGAAATATTGAATCAGACAATGGTTTTACACCGTTGTCTAAAAGATGAATATTTCGTTGTCTATCCGGGGGCGGTGTGTTTGGTACTCATACAATGGTTACGCACCATTGTAACAAATACATCACACAACTGAATATAAAGCCTTTAtctcattttattcacacaacgcATATGACCCTTTCTAATATTCTACAAACAACAGTTTTTTAGCCGTTGTAACAATGTAGAGGCACaatagttaaaaatagtgttatgtgaattgactcctacaacggtttatgtatttatttcatctagttacacaatggtttttattaagaaaataaatgTATGACATACTTTAGACAAcagttttttgtttttttgtatTGTGTTTTAGCAATGCTCACAACAGTTTTTGTAATGACCAAGATATTGTTAGAAGCTAATCTAACAATGGTATGTAGTGATCCCAGAGTGTTGTTAGGATTTGTACATACAATGGGGTTAATAATTTGATCTATTGTGCAAATCATAAAGGCACAATGTTTAAGTTCTACTATTCAGTTGTATAAGTTTGGTTCATACAAGTGTATGCCTTTTAAAACATCATTGTCGAATATCTTTAGCACAATGGTTTACTTTTGTGCCAAATATTGTCTGATATAGCTTAGGACAATGGTTTACTTATGTACCAACTGTTGTCTAGTATAACTTAGCACAATAGGTATTTTTATTTTACTAAACAATTGTCTATCAAACATAGCAATGGTTCTATACCtattctatttataaataaaGCCTTTACAAATACAAATTATAAAATCAAATAccaaaccattcaaaaaccaaaTGTACCATGCGATAAATACCATAACATCCGATAAACTTCATAATTTACCAACTACACCAAAGATCCACTTCAACCATAAGTACATATATCCACCAAACTTCAACAACCATAAAAAGTTCAGAAAAACTCCACTTAAACACCATACCAACAACGTCAATATAACTTAAACTAGTTCATCTTACCATCACAAATTACATATAAACTATTCGCGAGACTAACTTAACATGAATAAAACTTCATGAAGAATTTGGCGAAGTCCATCTTGATCACGTTTAAGTCATCCTCATTGTAAGCCAGATTGCCTCTACGAATCCACTGAAAATCAAATAAAGTTTTGACAGTTTTGTAAGCCACTGTGTTGATAATGAAAATAAAGTACCAGCCGACATAAAGttgtaatttaaaattaaaaacaagaaaaaatcataCCTTAGTTGCAAATTGAAGCTCTTTGTCATAACAAATTTCTTTCATATATCCCATGACAAAAAGGCCACAGTCCCGTACCCCTGTCTGCAAAGGAACTCCctgaaaaaaaatagaaaataaaattaatcaCATATTTTACTTGCATATAtgagaaattataaaaaaatattattaccGCCATATTCTCCAAACAAATTTTCTTCCTGGCAACCTTATTCACCTTATTCAGCCTCTCTTTGTACATCTTTATCGAACTGTTAGAAAGTAGTACAAGTCAACAAAAAACATTTTGCGTAAATTACCTAAAGCAATTAAAAATATTGACTCACTTATCAACAACTTCTACCCATTCATCGCTTGCAATACGACGCTTAAGAGGATCCATGTGGTATACTACCACCGTCGTTGGAACAACAACGGTTAGTGACCAGTGATTCCTATCAAAGCATGAGAAGATGTGTCATTCAGAAATTTAATTATTGAGTTAGATGTTACCTCAAAAATAACCAAAGATAACTtgaagaaataattaaataaattacttatatctcatttaattatatatttaacaaTTTACAAGTTAGCAAATTAATTTACAAGTTACCAAATTTAAAATTCCATCCATACAAATATATTCtacaaatttctaaaattcactaaaaatataaaaaaaatgaaaattaaattACAAGTACTTAAACATCTTAATGAGATCATAAAATATGAAGTGTACTTATAAAGTGAGAAATGCTTACACGTCATTGAAAGGAATAAGAAAGCATTGTCCTTCCTTAGCATTCATAAAACGGTTGGCAAGCGCACGTGACCTCTCCCCTGCATTGCCACAACCAATGGCTCCAACCATACCCGGATCCACAAAAGCAATCATATTCGTCATTTTATTCTTTCTCAAAAACTCATACAAGAAGCTGTAAAcaaattaaacaatagttggaatctaatttaattttatttagagAACAATTAAAATAAGAATGCACTCATTTTTAATTCAAGATAATTAACAAAAAATTGAAAAAGCTAATGTACGTGGAAACTTACTGAATGAATATGGTAATGATCGATCCGGATATTTCACCTCTACCACATAGGGAATGTATATCTTGCAGAAAGATCACCTGCTTCTTTGTGACAGCAAATGCTTGTTCATATAACTGAAAACTTACGGTTCTTCCATCGCTTAAAGCATCATTTGCCCACATCCACAACCGTTTTAAAGATGATGGATAATTTACACCCATCTTTACATGAAGCTCATCCTCCACATCATCAGTTTCTATCACTACatgcttctttgttttcttgGAACCAACTTTCTTCGCACCACGTTTTTTGACATTCTGAAAATAAAAACATGCACGTTAACACAGTAAAAACATAACAAAATATATCAATTACACACACACTATCATCAATCTTTACCTTTGGAGTAGACAAAACTTGGGTACTGCTTGTGTTCCCCACCACGAGATCCCTTGGCCATGCAATAAAAGAACCTATTGCTTGTTTCACAGTTACAATTTCATCTCCTACGGGAAATGGGATCTTAGCATCCTCTTGAATTGCATAAGAAATGGACACTCTTGCATTTTCCTTCGAAAGGCATATTCCGTGAAGAGACGGCTCACATCCTTCAGCAAGAGGGATTTCATCAACCCGGCCATATGCTACGATGTTGCTTACTGATCCTATTGCCAGTTGACAAACACCGGATAAACCATCCAACTTCAACCCTTTAGGATGATTCTCAATTTCAACAAACTCATTATCAGCGTCAACCATAAAGGCCTCCTCACCTTTGAAAAAAACATTATGCTCATTCTCCTCTTCAATATTTTTATATCCAATATTGTCCTTAGAAAAACATTCTACATTCTCCTCATCACCATGATCTGAACCTTCATCCCCAGATTCCATGTTCAGCTTTTTCCTCACAATATCATTCCTATCATTCTCGTTTACGAACTGAGGCACGCCCTTTAAATCTGAGCAGCTTCCTTGTTGGGAATCAATGATTGGGCTACCCTTTTGACCAATACCTTTAGCCATTTTCAATTCTGCTCTGATCTTTTCAATTTCAGCACTCCAAAATGCATCTCTCTGTTTTATAATTTTCGGAGTCTCCTCAGCCATAAAGTTTTTAACCCCCTCATGTATCCTCTCCTCAATAGTCCTTGATTTTTTCTGTCTCGGCAGATCAAAATAGATAGACTGTTTCACGTGGCTCCCCTTCCCACGTACTCTGCCTCCATGCTCAGGCTTACCGAGCGCCATGGTTAACACATCATTTCTACCTTCTTCTACCAATTCCCCTTCTTTAACCTTCTTCTTGAGCAACTCCTAAAAACACCACAGTATAGAAGAAGTTATAAATCAAATTGGAACTATGATGAATATTCTCGGTTGAAATATAAATGAATAACTTACTATTTTCTCAGCTTTTTCTTTAACATTCTCATTTTTAAAATTACCATCTTTGTCTTTCCTTGCAAGGACCCAGGCATCCGATCGATCTATCGGTTCTTCTGGATGTTTTTTCAACTGCATGTACGACATGTTTTATTAATGATTCAAAGATACAAATTCATATTGACCACACAAAGTATATAAATAGACTAAGTAGATTTAGGCTGTCATCACTAACCCATTCCATTTCTAGGTTGGCATAACCTTTTCGAGACATTAGATGATGATACTCATTCATCCGGCTTCTTTTCAcctgttcttcatgaattttctGTAGAAAAAAGCACCAACAAGGTTAAAACATCACGCTAAATACCTATCCAATTATTGaaattgataaataaataaaaataataaaaagtttACCTTAAAATCATCTCCGAGACGATCAGCAACAAACATCTCCCAGTGCGACTTTTCTATGAACGTGTAGTCAGCTGGAGGAAAAGTGAGCTTTTCTGGTTGATTCCGGTGTGGAAGGATGTACTCTGTCGTGAGCCGGGATTTGAACTCTCTCCACTTTTGACAAGCGGATTCCCATACCAGTTTCCTTGTTGTTGGAGGTACAATAAAGGCCATCTACGTACATaagaaataaaaaaattcaaatatgcAAGTTAACGAATGAACAAAATCtatagaaagaaaagaaaaaaaccAATATCAAAGAGAAAGATAGGCATGTGTGTGTAGACAATTTACTATACCTGCACACAGTCCCAAATTTTATTCTTTGTCTGCTCAGGAACTTGCTTCCAACTATCATGCCAAATGGGGACTTTGGTCCTTTGCCAAAACTCCAATGTACAACTGCATCTCTCCAGCTTCATCACCATACGACTCCCCTTTTGCATTGAAGGTCATAGTAAGCTTTTGATTCATTATCTTCCGTCTCAGAATTTTGTGCATCGTGACACAACCACGTTTCAATAGTTTTAGTCCTTCcgatttttctggatttttcttagAATCCACTTGCTTTTTCTTAGAATCCACTTATTTTTTCTTCTTTGACAACTTCTTCTTTAAATTTTCAGATATCGGATTCTTCTTGACAGATATAGGAGAAGAACAAGAGGGGTTAACTTTGTTTAATGATTGTGTTTTCCTTATAGCCTTCACAACTCTCATCGCTGTTCTGTTTGGAGAAGACTTTGCTCTTTTATGAGAAGCTTGTGTCTTCTTCTTTGGAGGAGCCATAATCTGTGTACCACAAACCATTATAAGGAAGGATTTGCCAAGCTAAGAAATTATATGGGTTTTATGAGAAACAAAATCTAACCACCAAAATATCTCTAATAATGTGGGTTTTATGAGAAACAAAATCTAATAACTAACCAAGACATCATCAAAGTGAACCATTTAAATCAGTAGCAAGTAACAACAATTAAAAAAATACCAAAGAAACAAGTCATATGAGAGTTTTATAAAAATCCAACAAGAACTACATAACATACGAGGGTTTCACAAGAATCGAACCAAAATATAAAAGAATCACAGCAGAAGAGCATAAGAATCAAAACAAACAAGTAAAAACATTACAAATCAAGAACAAGCAAGAACTGAACATAACCAATAAAGAACAAGCAAGAGCAAACAAGAACTGAACATAACAAGCTTAATCAAGTAACATGCAACAACAAGCAAGAACTGAACAGATTAAAACATGCAAGTACCTTTCTTAGATTTGCTTCGATTAGAAATTGAGAAAAGAAAATGGAAGAGAAATATGAGGGGAATGAAGTGTTATCGGGTAAGAAAAGAGAAATCACAAAGGGGGGAACAAAAGGGGGGaatgaaaatgaaaagaagagcaTAAGAATCAAAACAAACAAGTAAAAACATTACAAATCAAGAACAAGCAAGAACTGAACATAACCAATAAAGAACAAGCAAGAGCAAACAAGAACTGAACATAACAAGCTTAATCAAATAACATGCAACAACAACCAAGAACTGAACAGATTAAAACATGCAAGTACCTTTCTTAGATTTGCTTCGATTAGAAATTGAGAAAAGAAAATGGAAGAGAAATAAAAGAGGGGAATGAAGTATTATCGGGTAAGAAAAGAGAAATCACAAAGGGGGGAACAAAAGGGGGGAATGAAAATGAAAAGAGGGGGAAGTGAAATAATTTTGGGGAATAAACCAACAGCTTGGATTGTTAGTGTTTTACCAATCCAACGGTGTATTTTAATTGATTGATGagtgaattattcataatttttagaaattaattgaaaagaagagaatattaaatattttttaaacaacAGTTACTATTAAATCTATCCTTAATCTACGATTGGGAAAATTTTGAAGtaacattttgatttttttctaaataatttcgatattaattaattcataattttgaattttctcaGTTGTGTATCTCGTGTCGTGTACCTTATTGTGTCGTCCTTATCATGTCGTGTACTCAAAATCCCAACACAAATACTAAATTATCGTGTTGAGTTAAAAATTGTCGGGTGTAGCTTATATAAACAGCTTTTTAGATATACTTAATTTATACATGACCTCGTTTACTTACTAATTCATTGCCTTTTtctaatttttggaaaattacttTCGGGCATGATACTCAAGAATCCTGGTATGTTATGAAATATTCTCCTGGTATGTTGGCAAAATTTAGGGAATATTTCATAACATACCAGGAATCTTGAGTATCATGCCCGAAggtaattttccaaaaattagaAAAAGGCAATGAATTTGTAAGTAAACGAGGTCATGTATAAATTAAGTGTATCTAAAAAGTTGTTTATATAAGCTACACCCGACAATTTTTAACACACCACGATAATTTAGTATTTGTATTTGGATTTTGAATACACAACATGATAAGGACGACACAATAATTTACATGTTCTTATAATGGGAAATTGCAAAAACCGTTGTCttatgtaaaaaaaattattccaccaaaccctaaaccctaaaccctaaaccctataACCCTAGATCAaacaaaaattaacaaaaattaaAGGCGAAATATTCAAATTTGTCGACATTAAAATGACTCGTTTCGCTTTTGTAACAGATATAGTATCTATTTAAAAACTTAACAAATCCCGAATTTTTTATATAGAGTTATCGACTATATAGTTCGAAAGTAACCACTGAATGCACATATAGTATATGATTACAATGTAACAAATTAAAAGAAGACACTTGTAATTTATTTCATAAACAATTAgtgatatttaaatatatatttaataatgtaagttttaacatgtcaattgttcctctTGTTGCATGTCTTCGAAGCCTACAAAATCATTTATAGTCCTTGTGTTTGTCGAAAAAGTTGATATAATACGACAATGGTTTATTGAAAAAACACTTGTTTGTAGGTGTTACTACAATGATAAATTGTTGAAACCGTTGTCCAAGATTTGAAATAAACTATGCTACAAACCATTGTGTTTACATTTTTTTACAATGCAAGATTGTTGAAACCATTGTCCTGAGTTTTAAATAAACCAAGAAACCAAATTCTTTTACTTTAagaaaatttctatttttttcaaaaaatatataaGTGGGAACACTGGTGAAAGAGGGGGAAAGTGTAAATAATTTTGACTAGCAATAAAGTAGTTTGACTAGCATTATTATACATGATCATTGTCTGTCTGAAGTATCTATGTTTTATTATGCCTCTTTTATTGTCTCCTTCATACAACATTTCTTAACCATATATTTGTCTCAGTTCTTTGATGTCTGAAGTAATCCAGGGGAACTTCACTTTGCTGAACTCAGGTAAGTTTCTGCTGAATTCATATCAATTTGGGGATTTGGTATTTATATCGATTTGGAGAACTTGAAATTAGGGTTCATATCTATTTGGAGAATTTTAATAAGGGTCCATATCGAGTTTTATGGAATATATATGTTTGTGgaatttgagcaaaagaatgGGTTTAAACTTGGTTGAGTAAAAATGGATAGATCTTGGTTGAAAGCAGATAGAAGAACACAAGAATTTAAACTTGGAGTGGATGAATTGTTAAATTTTGCATTTCCGAATGGgtttaaagaaaataaaattagTTGTCTATGCTCAAGATGCGCTCATAGTAAATCTTGGAATGCTCAGACTGTTAAGGATCATCTTTATCAATATGGTATTGATCAAACCTATACGTGTTGGATATGGCATGGAGAGTCAAATTATGTACAGAGTCATGTAGTTTCTGAACAGGAAACTTCAGAATCATCCGTTGATCCTACAAACATGAGAATGAGGCAGGATATTGTCGATGATGAGGATATTTTGTTAGATTCTTCTGATTTTATGAATCATGTTCAAGGTGAAAATGAACCACTTTATCCTGGATGCGAGAGTTTTACAAAAATGAGAGCTTTAGTCAAGTTGTATAATTTAAAAGCAAAACATGGTATTTCTGATAAATGCTTTTCCGATGTCCTTCTTTTGCTTGCATCAATGCTTCCGGAAGACAACATTATGCCTTCATCTTTTGGTGAAGCCAAGAAAACTTTATGTACTTTAGGCATGGATTATGAAAAAATACATGCGTGTCCGAATGATTGTCTCTTATACCGCGGTGATAGGGACGAAGATGAGACGATTTGCCGAATATGTGGGGCATCTAGATGGAAGTTAAACAAGAAAGGAGAAGAATTGGAAGGGATCCCTGCTAAGGTTCTATGGTACTTTCCATTAATACCAAGATTGAGAAATTTGTTCAATACAGCTCAGATTGCAAAGGACATGACTTGGCATAAAACCGAGCGACAAAATGATGGTAAAATTAGACATCCGGCTGACTCAAAGACATGGAAGGATGTCGATCAAAGGTGGCCTGAGTTTGCTGCAGAGGCTAGGAACCTTCGGTTAGCTTTATCCTCTGATGGATTTAATCCTTTCCATGGACCAGGAAGTGATCACTCAACATGGCCTGTGTTGCTTTCAATTTACAacctcccaccttggctttgtatGAAGAGAAAGTACATTATGCTAAGTCTATTGATATCCGGACCAAATCAGCCTGGAAATGATATTGATGTATACCTTCAACCACTTATAGAAGATTTGCAGAAATTGTGGCATGGAAAACAAGTTTATGATGCATTTAAGAAATAGTCTTTCATACTAAGAGGAATTTTATTGTGGACAATTAGTGATTATCCAGCCTTAGGAAACTTGTCGGGTAACATCATTAAAGGATATAATGCTTGTGTAGTTTGTGTTGATAAAACAAAAGCTACCAGGTTGCCTACTTACAAAAAGATGGTGGTTATGATCCATCTCTCAGTTCATCTTATAAGAGAAGTTGAGCTTTGTGGTCCTATCTTCCTACGTGGGATGTATCCTTTCGAGAGATATATGAAGACGTTCAAGGGATATGTTCGAAACAGGGCTCATCCGGAAGGTTGCATCGCTGAGGCCTATATAGCAGAAGAGGCGGTTGAGTGTTTAGTTAATTTTGAAGAACCAACAGTTGGGTTACCGGGAAGGGATAAGAACAAGGAGAAATATAGACCCTTATCTGGTGCAACAATGATAAAGCCGAGCATCAAGGATTTGCACCAAGCACATCTGTGTCTTCTTCAAAACAGTAATGAATTGACCCCATATTTCAAGTAAGTTTCTTTATTTAGATTTCTGATTTTTCATTAATAAATACATCTGTTTTTTGTTCcatgattttatgatttttttcaacAAAAGCTGAAATTGATTTACTCACAGTGAACATATGGCCTTCTTGGTGGCAAGATATCCATTACATGAAAATGATGAAGAATGGCTTAAGAACAAGCAAAATGAAACATTCCCTAATTGGTTTCAAAAGAAGGTAATAGCTAGACAATAATTTCTTTCTAATTTAAAGAAATCAAGTAAATGTCTAATTGCTTTAGTATTTTATTTTTTGGACAGATTTCGTCAGAATTGCTTGATGTGAAAAGTATGGTATCTAAGGAGGTAATGTGGCTTGCAGAAGGGCCTACCAAGTATGTCCCTACATTCAGTGGCTATAAAGTCAATGGTGTTACCTACAGCACAAAAGATCGTGATGATACGCGAC from Apium graveolens cultivar Ventura chromosome 5, ASM990537v1, whole genome shotgun sequence includes the following:
- the LOC141660604 gene encoding uncharacterized protein LOC141660604, yielding MDRSWLKADRRTQEFKLGVDELLNFAFPNGFKENKISCLCSRCAHSKSWNAQTVKDHLYQYGIDQTYTCWIWHGESNYVQSHVVSEQETSESSVDPTNMRMRQDIVDDEDILLDSSDFMNHVQGENEPLYPGCESFTKMRALVKLYNLKAKHGISDKCFSDVLLLLASMLPEDNIMPSSFGEAKKTLCTLGMDYEKIHACPNDCLLYRGDRDEDETICRICGASRWKLNKKGEELEGIPAKVLWYFPLIPRLRNLFNTAQIAKDMTWHKTERQNDGKIRHPADSKTWKDVDQRWPEFAAEARNLRLALSSDGFNPFHGPGSDHSTWPVLLSIYNLPPWLCMKRKYIMLSLLISGPNQPGNDIDVYLQPLIEDLQKLWHGKQVYDAFKK